From a single Girardinichthys multiradiatus isolate DD_20200921_A chromosome 17, DD_fGirMul_XY1, whole genome shotgun sequence genomic region:
- the LOC124883157 gene encoding uncharacterized protein LOC124883157 isoform X2, with protein MELNFPQLKYCGGFQHLRSRGSTRSKVLEIIPCPQNGYTPEGLCSKELGVGAAVIYIRPLQKDIDMQDPPSLTLTPQTTGPLVECVYCAEIFSFSEIQGHNDCCERKNNSDSTAEETLENTQAGTSAAASSSSNQNPLEENQSSSSEGDAAIGDGVKRHFLSIVMEKIQFGFNLDFENTGRTLLFNGTGDHKVPSTSKALIDGDLFRVAGRAIGHSFIHGGLRLTGLSPAMLQLIVGSNQEFAALELADCPDTDVLDMLHSQRELAPQERCEVNNLAFGWDLPPINDNNRRPS; from the exons ATGGAGTTGAACTTTCCACAACTGAAGTACTGTGGTGGGTTTCAACACCTGCGGAGCCGGGGCTCTACAAGGTCCAAGGTCTTGGAAATCATTCCTTGCCCACAGAATGGGTATACTCCAGAGGGCCTGTGTAGCAAAGAACTTGGAGTGGGAGCAGCTGTGATTTACATAAGGCCACTCCAAAAAGATATTGACATGCAG GATCCTCCCAGTTTGACCCTCACTCCTCAAACAACTGGACCACTGGTGGAATGTGTCTACTGTGCAGAGATATTTAGCTTCTCTGAGATTCAAGGCCACAATGACTGTTGTGAAAG GAAAAATAACTCAGATTCAACTGCTGAAGAAACCCTTGAGAATACCCAGGCAGGAACCTCAGCTGCTGCTAGCTCATCAAGCAACCAAAATCCACTTGAAGAAAATCAAAGTAGTAGCTCTGAAG GTGATGCAGCTATTGGAGATGGTGTAAAACGGCATTTCCTGTCTATAGTAATGGAAAAAATCCAGTTTGGTTTCAACCTTGACTTTG AGAACACTGGCAGAACTCTTCTGTTCAATGGGACAGGCGATCACAAGGTCCCATCCACTTCCAAAGCCCTGATTGATGGAGACCTTTTCCGAGTAGCTGGACGTGCCATAGGACATTCTTTTATTCATGGAGGCCTTCGATTGACTGGACTGAGTCCAGCAATGTTGCAGCTAATTGTTGGAAGTAATCAGGAGTTTGCTGCACTTGAGCTTGCTGACTGCCCTGATACAGATGTCCTTGATATG CTTCATAGTCAGAGAGAACTGGCCCCACAGGAACGATGTGAGGTGAACAACTTAGCCTTTGGCTGGGATCTTCCTCCCATCAACGATAACAACAGGAG ACCATCTTGA
- the LOC124883157 gene encoding uncharacterized protein LOC124883157 isoform X1, with the protein MELNFPQLKYCGGFQHLRSRGSTRSKVLEIIPCPQNGYTPEGLCSKELGVGAAVIYIRPLQKDIDMQDPPSLTLTPQTTGPLVECVYCAEIFSFSEIQGHNDCCERKNNSDSTAEETLENTQAGTSAAASSSSNQNPLEENQSSSSEGDAAIGDGVKRHFLSIVMEKIQFGFNLDFENTGRTLLFNGTGDHKVPSTSKALIDGDLFRVAGRAIGHSFIHGGLRLTGLSPAMLQLIVGSNQEFAALELADCPDTDVLDMTILKRIIWPMPDSEDEDDHSNVEETCLVTGFLRDYIEKGSSQELQQLLKFWTGWSIPPQHLYVEVSPEITLPVASTCLTTLKLPLKCQSYQAFKENLEASVRSRVWVWNDLRSALKQREEVP; encoded by the exons ATGGAGTTGAACTTTCCACAACTGAAGTACTGTGGTGGGTTTCAACACCTGCGGAGCCGGGGCTCTACAAGGTCCAAGGTCTTGGAAATCATTCCTTGCCCACAGAATGGGTATACTCCAGAGGGCCTGTGTAGCAAAGAACTTGGAGTGGGAGCAGCTGTGATTTACATAAGGCCACTCCAAAAAGATATTGACATGCAG GATCCTCCCAGTTTGACCCTCACTCCTCAAACAACTGGACCACTGGTGGAATGTGTCTACTGTGCAGAGATATTTAGCTTCTCTGAGATTCAAGGCCACAATGACTGTTGTGAAAG GAAAAATAACTCAGATTCAACTGCTGAAGAAACCCTTGAGAATACCCAGGCAGGAACCTCAGCTGCTGCTAGCTCATCAAGCAACCAAAATCCACTTGAAGAAAATCAAAGTAGTAGCTCTGAAG GTGATGCAGCTATTGGAGATGGTGTAAAACGGCATTTCCTGTCTATAGTAATGGAAAAAATCCAGTTTGGTTTCAACCTTGACTTTG AGAACACTGGCAGAACTCTTCTGTTCAATGGGACAGGCGATCACAAGGTCCCATCCACTTCCAAAGCCCTGATTGATGGAGACCTTTTCCGAGTAGCTGGACGTGCCATAGGACATTCTTTTATTCATGGAGGCCTTCGATTGACTGGACTGAGTCCAGCAATGTTGCAGCTAATTGTTGGAAGTAATCAGGAGTTTGCTGCACTTGAGCTTGCTGACTGCCCTGATACAGATGTCCTTGATATG ACCATCTTGAAAAGGATCATCTGGCCAATGCCAGATAGTGAGGATGAGGATGACCACAGCAACGTGGAGGAGACATGCCTGGTGACAGGCTTTTTGAGAGATTACATTGAAAAAG GGTCTTCTCAGGAACTACAACAACTCCTGAAGTTCTGGACTGGTTGGAGTATACCCCCCCAGCACCTTTATGTTGAAGTATCTCCAGAAATTACTCTGCCAGTCGCTTCAACCTGCCTCACAACGCTGAAACTCCCACTGAAGTGCCAAAGTTACCAGGCATTCAAAGAAAACCTGGAAGCATCTGTGAGATCTAGAGTTTGGGTTTGGAATGATCTGAGATCTGCTTTAAAGCAGAG GGAAGAAGTTCCTTAA